A genome region from Mugil cephalus isolate CIBA_MC_2020 chromosome 13, CIBA_Mcephalus_1.1, whole genome shotgun sequence includes the following:
- the mxtx1 gene encoding mix-type homeobox gene 1: MWKDSSNDDARSVASGSSSGGGSSRSASRRKRTSFSKEHVELLRATFETDPYPGISLRESLSQTTGLPESRIQVWFQNRRARTLKCKGTKKALWQSDSPPHGDIHSPPVPANLGPQVGLIPARAQGPPPAYPSQLKQEMEEACYHRQCPSTYSTAAAEEPAQYGSVYELQQGRSVASPSLRGYWPQSGSQSSPVPPLWCHSPLEMRNYGSSSNPADFMYPGSAEQLMYMASSASTPDTPDSGYWDASLENSPPAEGQYAQLEDSWGGVALEDCGESALVQQAPLPELSLQEILGELDEDWLGGKGLDGHAALEKTPFC; the protein is encoded by the exons ATGTGGAAGGACTCCAGCAACG ACGATGCCAGGTCCGTGGCctccggcagcagcagcggcggcggctccTCTCGCAGCGCCAGCCGCAGGAAGAGAACCAGCTTCTCCAAGGAGCACGTGGAGCTCCTGAGGGCCACCTTCGAGACCGACCCGTACCCCGGCATCAGCCTCCGGGAGAGCCTGTCCCAGACCACCGGCCTGCCAGAGTCACGCATCCAG GTGTGGTTTCAGAACCGAAGGGCTCGCACCCTGAAGTGCAAAGGGACCAAGAAGGCGCTGTGGCAGTCAGACAGCCCGCCTCACGGCGACATCCACTCGCCCCCTGTTCCCGCCAACCTGGGGCCGCAGGTTGGACTCATTCCCGCGAGGGCTCAGGGGCCCCCGCCGGCCTACCCCTCCCAGCTGaagcaggagatggaggaagcCTGCTACCACCGACAGTGTCCTTCCACCTATTCCACCGCCGCCGCGGAGGAGCCTGCACAGTACGGCTCCGTGTATGAGCTTCAACAGGGGAGATCGGTGGCCAGTCCGTCCCTGAGGGGCTACTGGCCCCAGTCGGGCAGCCAGAGCTCCCCCGTGCCCCCTCTGTGGTGCCACTCCCCCCTGGAGATGAGAAACTACGGCTCCAGCTCCAACCCGGCGGACTTCATGTATCCGGGATCAGCGGAGCAGCTGATGTACATGGCTTCCTCCGCCTCCACCCCAGACACCCCGGATTCTGGATACTGGGACGCCAGCCTGGAGAACAGCCCCCCGGCGGAGGGCCAGTACGCACAGCTGGAGGATTCCTGGGGCGGGGTCGCTCTGGAGGACTGCGGGGAGTCGGCGCTGGTCCAGCAGGCCCCCTTACCGGAGCTGTCCCTGCAAGAGATTCTGGGGGAGCTGGATGAGGACTGGCTGGGGGGAAAAGGACTGGACGGCCACGCCGCCTTGGAGAAAACCCCTTTCTGCTGA
- the tmem254 gene encoding transmembrane protein 254, producing MAKSDGSDFFRRTSLFWIVSVTLAVAYFTCIVFAPEIIPYDYLGPYGTFCRYLVDNHAAVLYKGWWATWAIHLFEALISLRVCSNKGVTNTSTRCLWFFQTFLFGFASLSLLLKHDPKRSKHH from the exons ATGGCTAAAAGTGATGGAAGCGACTTCTTCAGAAGAACCAGCCTCTTCTGGATTGTCTCCGTGACTCTTGCGGTTGCATATTTTACT TGCATCGTTTTCGCCCCAGAGATAATCCCATATGATTACCTCGGTCCATACGGCACCTTCTGCAGATACCTTGTGGACAACCACGCTGCCGTGTTGTACAAAGG GTGGTGGGCGACCTGGGCTATTCATCTCTTTGAGGCCCTCATTTCGTTGAGGGTGTGCAG TAACAAAGGAGTCACCAACACGTCCACTCGCTGCCTGTGGTTTTTCCAGACCTTCCTCTTCGGCTTTGcctccctcagcctcctcctcaaGCACGACCCCAAGCGTAGCAAACACCACTGA
- the LOC125018868 gene encoding L-threo-3-hydroxyaspartate ammonia-lyase produces MNFAAQLFYSGYLSERLERLYSPRPALKDSEENDPFWQREELRLGPSLPGCSYKFGSVCNGTAGRRPTLIEPERLKDFGEEELLNGDVRVHDLKVVGSPEIKLMEPPKTRRLSEFRTVPRPPILYLRFEDISAAAFRIQSGIQKTPCTYSRLSKQYGMEIYLKKEHLHYTGSVKERGVLYLLASLTQEQQRKGVIVATDCNFSMAVAHHAVELKIPVFVIMPSCCSSPRLRIYRDYGAMVISYGSTGRDSRKHASHLAKENGYLYLEEDESEAYLAGLGTVGMEIYEQVPKLDAVVVPAAGQYGLLAGTAAAIKHLNSRTLVIGIEPEGFPLLLQSLKTDSPVKDMHSNPNQKLYGDLMERSLGCNTFQLAKKLVDRVISVREEDCLVAMLRFQEFERSTVDTEGAMGLAAILAGQLPELKGKRVAVVVSSANMELELVRQCVDRALVLDERVSKFSVQLGEWPGDMARLLDILSREDVRLLDVCHRKHSDKSDLFKAKVECVVETRDKTQSAQLRKMLSERYPSICWLDR; encoded by the exons ATGAACTTTGCCGCCCAGTTATTCTACTCAGGCTACCTGAGCGAGCGACTCGAGCGACTGTACTCCCCCAGACCTGCACTCAAAGACAGCGAGGAGAATGACCCCTTCTGGCAGAG agaggagctgcGTTTGGGCCCCAGTCTGCCCGGCTGCTCTTACAAATTTGGCTCCGTCTGCAATGGCACCGCAGGCCGCAGACCCACCCTCATCGAACCGGAGCGCCTGAAGGACTTCGGTGAGGAGGAACTTCTCAACGGGGATGTGAGGGTCCATGACCTCAAAGTGGTGGGGAGTCCCGAGATCAAGCTGATGGAACCCCCGAAAACCAGACGACTCAGCGAGTTCAGGACCGTCCCCAGACCCCCTATTCTGTACCTCCGGTTTGAGGATATCAGCGCAGCAGCTTTCAGGATCCAGTCAGGGATCCAGAAGACGCCATGCACA TACTCCAGACTCTCCAAACAGTATGGGATGGAGATCTACCTGAAGAAGGAGCACCTGCACTACACGGGCTCggtgaaggagagaggagtgCTGTACCTGCTCGCCTCCCTCACGCAG gagcagcagaggaaggggGTCATCGTGGCCACTGACTGTAACTTCTCCATGGCCGTGGCCCACCACGCCGTGGAGCTGAAGATCCCGGTGTTTGTCATCATGCCGTCGTGCTGCTCCTCGCCTCGTCTCAGGATCTACAGAGACTACGGCGCCATGGTGATCTCTTACGGCAGCACGGGACGCGACTCCCGGAAACACGCCAGCCACCTGGCCAAAGAGAATGGATACCTCTACCTGGAAGA agatgaaagtgaagcgTACCTGGCAGGACTGGGCACTGTGGGCATGGAGATCTATGAGCAGGTGCCCAAACTGGATGCAGTGGTTGTTCCTGCTGCAGGACAGTACGGCCTTCTGGCTGGAACAGCTGCAGCCATCAAACATCTTAACTCACGGACTCTAGTCATA GGAATTGAACCGGAAGGCTTCCCTCTGCTTCTACAATCTCTGAAAACAGACAGTCCGGTCAAAGACATGCACAGCAACCCCAATCAGAAGCTGTACGGAG ATCTTATGGAGCGTTCGCTTGGTTGTAACACCTTCCAGCTGGCAAAGAAGCTGGTGGATAGAGTCATCTCCGTCAG AGAGGAGGACTGTCTGGTAGCAATGCTGCGGTTTCAGGAGTTTGAACGCTCCACTGTGGACACAGAAGGAGCCATGGGACTCGCTGCCATCCTGGCCGGACAACTACCCGAGCTGAAGGGCAAAAG GGTTGCCGTGGTGGTGAGCAGCGCTAAcatggagctggagctggtgaGGCAGTGCGTGGACAGAGCCCTGGTGCTGGACGAACGGGTCAGTAAATTCTCCGTGCAGCTGGGAGAGTGGCCTGGAGACATGGCCAGGCTGCTGGACATCCTGTCCAGAGAGGACGTCAG GTTGTTGGACGTCTGCCATCGGAAACACAGTGACAAGTCAGACCTCTTCAAGGCGAAG GTGGAGTGTGTGGTGGAAACCAGAGATAAGACACAGAGCGCTCAGCTGCGGAAGATGCTGAGCGAGCGCTACCCTTCTATATGCTGGCTGGACCGGTGA